Proteins found in one Gammaproteobacteria bacterium genomic segment:
- a CDS encoding hypothetical protein (Evidence 5 : Unknown function), whose amino-acid sequence MCCPNCKSEMVVKNGFNATGKQMYRCNECGRQFVLIPEKGPISDEKKELIDHLLLERISLAGIARVVGVSEAWLQKYSKATIK is encoded by the coding sequence ATGTGCTGCCCAAATTGCAAATCTGAAATGGTTGTAAAAAATGGTTTTAATGCAACTGGCAAACAGATGTATCGCTGTAATGAATGTGGTCGGCAATTTGTGTTAATCCCAGAAAAAGGACCCATTTCTGATGAGAAAAAAGAATTAATTGATCATCTTTTGTTGGAGCGAATTTCCCTGGCGGGGATTGCGAGAGTAGTAGGAGTTTCCGAAGCTTGGCTTCAGAAATATAGCAAAGCCACCATAAAATGA